In Bos mutus isolate GX-2022 chromosome 10, NWIPB_WYAK_1.1, whole genome shotgun sequence, a single window of DNA contains:
- the SLC8A3 gene encoding sodium/calcium exchanger 3 isoform X7 produces MGCFFKFPFFSKAMTQDDWHRGPEPDLIFSKTVHIKVIDGEAYEKNKNYFIEMMGPRMVDMSFQKALLLSTEVTDRKLTVEEEEAKRIAEMGKPILGEHPKLEVIIEESYEFKTTVDKLIRKTNLALVVGTHSWRDQFMEAITVSAAGDEDEDESGEERLPSCFDYVMHFLTVFWKVLFACVPPTEYCHGWACFVVSILIIGMLTAIIGDLASHFGCTIGLKDSVTAVIFVAFGTSVPDTFASKAAAIQDVYADASIGNVTGSNAVNVFLGIGLAWSVAAIYWALQGQEFHVSAGTLAFSVTLFTIFAFVCISVLLYRRRPHLGGELGGPRGCKLATTWLFVSLWLLYILFATLEAYCYIKGF; encoded by the exons CAAAACAGTTCACATCAAGGTAATTGATGGTGAGGCGTATGAGAAAAACAAGAATTACTTCATTGAGATGATGGGCCCCCGCATGGTGGATATGAGTTTTCAGAAAG CGCTCCTGTTATCGACAG AGGTGACAGACAGGAAGCTGACTGTGGAAGAAGAAGAAGCCAAGAGGATAGCAGAAATGGGAAAGCCAATATTGGGTGAACACCCCAAACTAGAGGTCATCATCGAGGAGTCCTATGAGTTCAAG ACTACCGTGGACAAGCTGATTAGGAAGACAAACCTGGCCTTGGTCGTGGGGACCCATTCCTGGAGGGACCAGTTCATGGAGGCCATCACTGTCAGTGCAG CAGGGGACGAGGATGAGGATGAGTCAGGCGAGGAGAGGCTGCCTTCCTGCTTTGACTACGTCATGCACTTCCTCACGGTCTTCTGGAAGGTGCTGTTTGCCTGTGTGCCCCCCACAGAGTACTGCCACGGCTGGGCCTGCTTCGTTGTCTCCATTCTCATCATCGGCATGCTCACCGCTATCATCGGGGACCTGGCCTCCCACTTCGGCTGCACCATTGGTCTCAAGGACTCGGTCACGGCTGTTATTTTTGTGGCATTTGGCACCTCGGTGCCAG ATACGTTTGCCAGCAAAGCGGCTGCCATCCAGGACGTGTACGCAGACGCCTCCATCGGCAACGTCACGGGCAGCAACGCCGTCAACGTCTTCCTGGGCATTGGCCTGGCCTGGTCCGTGGCCGCCATCTACTGGGCCCTGCAGGGACAGGAGTTCCACGTGTCGGCCGGCACGCTGGCCTTCTCCGTCACCCTCTTCACCATCTTTGCATTTGTGTGCATCAGCGTGCTCTTGTACCGCCGGCGGCCCCACCTGGGCGGGGAGCTGGGCGGCCCTCGTGGCTGCAAGCTGGCCACGACTTGGCTCTTTGTGAGCCTGTGGCTTCTCTACATACTCTTTGCCACGCTGGAGGCCTACTGCTACATCAAGGGGTTCTGA
- the SLC8A3 gene encoding sodium/calcium exchanger 3 isoform X8, whose product MPSKTVHIKVIDGEAYEKNKNYFIEMMGPRMVDMSFQKALLLSTEVTDRKLTVEEEEAKRIAEMGKPILGEHPKLEVIIEESYEFKTTVDKLIRKTNLALVVGTHSWRDQFMEAITVSAAGDEDEDESGEERLPSCFDYVMHFLTVFWKVLFACVPPTEYCHGWACFVVSILIIGMLTAIIGDLASHFGCTIGLKDSVTAVIFVAFGTSVPDTFASKAAAIQDVYADASIGNVTGSNAVNVFLGIGLAWSVAAIYWALQGQEFHVSAGTLAFSVTLFTIFAFVCISVLLYRRRPHLGGELGGPRGCKLATTWLFVSLWLLYILFATLEAYCYIKGF is encoded by the exons CAAAACAGTTCACATCAAGGTAATTGATGGTGAGGCGTATGAGAAAAACAAGAATTACTTCATTGAGATGATGGGCCCCCGCATGGTGGATATGAGTTTTCAGAAAG CGCTCCTGTTATCGACAG AGGTGACAGACAGGAAGCTGACTGTGGAAGAAGAAGAAGCCAAGAGGATAGCAGAAATGGGAAAGCCAATATTGGGTGAACACCCCAAACTAGAGGTCATCATCGAGGAGTCCTATGAGTTCAAG ACTACCGTGGACAAGCTGATTAGGAAGACAAACCTGGCCTTGGTCGTGGGGACCCATTCCTGGAGGGACCAGTTCATGGAGGCCATCACTGTCAGTGCAG CAGGGGACGAGGATGAGGATGAGTCAGGCGAGGAGAGGCTGCCTTCCTGCTTTGACTACGTCATGCACTTCCTCACGGTCTTCTGGAAGGTGCTGTTTGCCTGTGTGCCCCCCACAGAGTACTGCCACGGCTGGGCCTGCTTCGTTGTCTCCATTCTCATCATCGGCATGCTCACCGCTATCATCGGGGACCTGGCCTCCCACTTCGGCTGCACCATTGGTCTCAAGGACTCGGTCACGGCTGTTATTTTTGTGGCATTTGGCACCTCGGTGCCAG ATACGTTTGCCAGCAAAGCGGCTGCCATCCAGGACGTGTACGCAGACGCCTCCATCGGCAACGTCACGGGCAGCAACGCCGTCAACGTCTTCCTGGGCATTGGCCTGGCCTGGTCCGTGGCCGCCATCTACTGGGCCCTGCAGGGACAGGAGTTCCACGTGTCGGCCGGCACGCTGGCCTTCTCCGTCACCCTCTTCACCATCTTTGCATTTGTGTGCATCAGCGTGCTCTTGTACCGCCGGCGGCCCCACCTGGGCGGGGAGCTGGGCGGCCCTCGTGGCTGCAAGCTGGCCACGACTTGGCTCTTTGTGAGCCTGTGGCTTCTCTACATACTCTTTGCCACGCTGGAGGCCTACTGCTACATCAAGGGGTTCTGA
- the SLC8A3 gene encoding sodium/calcium exchanger 3 isoform X10, with protein sequence MERGISEVTDRKLTVEEEEAKRIAEMGKPILGEHPKLEVIIEESYEFKTTVDKLIRKTNLALVVGTHSWRDQFMEAITVSAAGDEDEDESGEERLPSCFDYVMHFLTVFWKVLFACVPPTEYCHGWACFVVSILIIGMLTAIIGDLASHFGCTIGLKDSVTAVIFVAFGTSVPDTFASKAAAIQDVYADASIGNVTGSNAVNVFLGIGLAWSVAAIYWALQGQEFHVSAGTLAFSVTLFTIFAFVCISVLLYRRRPHLGGELGGPRGCKLATTWLFVSLWLLYILFATLEAYCYIKGF encoded by the exons ATGGAACGTGGAATATCAG AGGTGACAGACAGGAAGCTGACTGTGGAAGAAGAAGAAGCCAAGAGGATAGCAGAAATGGGAAAGCCAATATTGGGTGAACACCCCAAACTAGAGGTCATCATCGAGGAGTCCTATGAGTTCAAG ACTACCGTGGACAAGCTGATTAGGAAGACAAACCTGGCCTTGGTCGTGGGGACCCATTCCTGGAGGGACCAGTTCATGGAGGCCATCACTGTCAGTGCAG CAGGGGACGAGGATGAGGATGAGTCAGGCGAGGAGAGGCTGCCTTCCTGCTTTGACTACGTCATGCACTTCCTCACGGTCTTCTGGAAGGTGCTGTTTGCCTGTGTGCCCCCCACAGAGTACTGCCACGGCTGGGCCTGCTTCGTTGTCTCCATTCTCATCATCGGCATGCTCACCGCTATCATCGGGGACCTGGCCTCCCACTTCGGCTGCACCATTGGTCTCAAGGACTCGGTCACGGCTGTTATTTTTGTGGCATTTGGCACCTCGGTGCCAG ATACGTTTGCCAGCAAAGCGGCTGCCATCCAGGACGTGTACGCAGACGCCTCCATCGGCAACGTCACGGGCAGCAACGCCGTCAACGTCTTCCTGGGCATTGGCCTGGCCTGGTCCGTGGCCGCCATCTACTGGGCCCTGCAGGGACAGGAGTTCCACGTGTCGGCCGGCACGCTGGCCTTCTCCGTCACCCTCTTCACCATCTTTGCATTTGTGTGCATCAGCGTGCTCTTGTACCGCCGGCGGCCCCACCTGGGCGGGGAGCTGGGCGGCCCTCGTGGCTGCAAGCTGGCCACGACTTGGCTCTTTGTGAGCCTGTGGCTTCTCTACATACTCTTTGCCACGCTGGAGGCCTACTGCTACATCAAGGGGTTCTGA
- the SLC8A3 gene encoding sodium/calcium exchanger 3 isoform X9, which translates to MERGISALLLSTEVTDRKLTVEEEEAKRIAEMGKPILGEHPKLEVIIEESYEFKTTVDKLIRKTNLALVVGTHSWRDQFMEAITVSAAGDEDEDESGEERLPSCFDYVMHFLTVFWKVLFACVPPTEYCHGWACFVVSILIIGMLTAIIGDLASHFGCTIGLKDSVTAVIFVAFGTSVPDTFASKAAAIQDVYADASIGNVTGSNAVNVFLGIGLAWSVAAIYWALQGQEFHVSAGTLAFSVTLFTIFAFVCISVLLYRRRPHLGGELGGPRGCKLATTWLFVSLWLLYILFATLEAYCYIKGF; encoded by the exons ATGGAACGTGGAATATCAG CGCTCCTGTTATCGACAG AGGTGACAGACAGGAAGCTGACTGTGGAAGAAGAAGAAGCCAAGAGGATAGCAGAAATGGGAAAGCCAATATTGGGTGAACACCCCAAACTAGAGGTCATCATCGAGGAGTCCTATGAGTTCAAG ACTACCGTGGACAAGCTGATTAGGAAGACAAACCTGGCCTTGGTCGTGGGGACCCATTCCTGGAGGGACCAGTTCATGGAGGCCATCACTGTCAGTGCAG CAGGGGACGAGGATGAGGATGAGTCAGGCGAGGAGAGGCTGCCTTCCTGCTTTGACTACGTCATGCACTTCCTCACGGTCTTCTGGAAGGTGCTGTTTGCCTGTGTGCCCCCCACAGAGTACTGCCACGGCTGGGCCTGCTTCGTTGTCTCCATTCTCATCATCGGCATGCTCACCGCTATCATCGGGGACCTGGCCTCCCACTTCGGCTGCACCATTGGTCTCAAGGACTCGGTCACGGCTGTTATTTTTGTGGCATTTGGCACCTCGGTGCCAG ATACGTTTGCCAGCAAAGCGGCTGCCATCCAGGACGTGTACGCAGACGCCTCCATCGGCAACGTCACGGGCAGCAACGCCGTCAACGTCTTCCTGGGCATTGGCCTGGCCTGGTCCGTGGCCGCCATCTACTGGGCCCTGCAGGGACAGGAGTTCCACGTGTCGGCCGGCACGCTGGCCTTCTCCGTCACCCTCTTCACCATCTTTGCATTTGTGTGCATCAGCGTGCTCTTGTACCGCCGGCGGCCCCACCTGGGCGGGGAGCTGGGCGGCCCTCGTGGCTGCAAGCTGGCCACGACTTGGCTCTTTGTGAGCCTGTGGCTTCTCTACATACTCTTTGCCACGCTGGAGGCCTACTGCTACATCAAGGGGTTCTGA